One genomic region from Epinephelus moara isolate mb chromosome 8, YSFRI_EMoa_1.0, whole genome shotgun sequence encodes:
- the myl2b gene encoding myosin, light chain 2b, regulatory, cardiac, slow: MAPKKAKKRAEGASSNVFSMFEQAQIQEFKEAFTIMDQNRDGFIDKNDLRDTFAALGRLNVKQEEIDEMLKEAPGPINFTVFLTMFGEKLKGADPEETILNAFKVFDPEGKGTLKKDYVTEMLTTQADRFSPEEMEQMFASFPPDVAGNLDYKNLVYVITHGEEKDQE; encoded by the exons ATG GCACCCAAGAAAGCAAagaagagagcagagggagCCAGCTCCAATGTGTTCTCCATGTTTGAACAGGCCCAGATCCAGGAGTTCAAAGAA GCTTTTACGATCATGGACCAAAACAGAGACGGTTTCATTGACAAGAATGACCTGAGAGACACTTTTGCAGCTTTAG GCCGTTTAAATGTCAAGCAAGAAGAGATTGATGAGATGCTGAAGGAGGCACCAGGACCAATTAATTTCACTGTCTTTCTCACCATGTTTGGAGAGAAACTAAAag GTGCTGACCCAGAGGAGACCATCCTCAACGCTTTCAAAGTCTTTGATCCTGAGGGGAAAGGAACGTTAAAGAAAGACTA TGTGACCGAGATGCTGACGACCCAGGCAGACAGGTTCTCCCCTGAAGAG ATGGAACAGATGTTTGCATCATTCCCACCAGATGTTGCAGGAAACCTAGACTACAAGAACCTGGTCTACGTCATCACACATGGTGAAGAGAAAGACCAGGAGTAG
- the ppp1cc gene encoding serine/threonine-protein phosphatase PP1-gamma catalytic subunit A, protein MADVDKLNIDSIIQRLLEVRGAKPGKNVQLQENEIRGLCLKSREIFLSQPILLELEAPLKICGDIHGQYYDLLRLFEYGGFPPESNYLFLGDYVDRGKQSLETICLLLAYKIKYPENFFLLRGNHECASINRIYGFYDECKRRYNIKLWKTFTDCFNCLPIAAIVDEKIFCCHGGLSPDLQSMEQIRRIMRPTDVPDQGLLCDLLWSDPDKDVLGWGENDRGVSFTFGSEVVAKFLHKHDLDLICRAHQVVEDGYEFFAKRQLVTLFSAPNYCGEFDNAGAMMSVDETLMCSFQILKPAEKKKPNGSRPVTPPRNMVTKQAKK, encoded by the exons ATGGCTGATGTTGACAAGCTCAACATAGACAGTATCATCCAACGACTTTTAGAAG TCAGAGGGGCAAAGCCTGGCAAGAATGTGCAGCTGCAGGAGAATGAGATTCGTGGATTATGCCTGAAGTCCAGGGAGATCTTTCTCAGTCAACCCATTCTTCTCGAGCTGGAGGCCCCTCTCAAGATTTGTG GTGATATCCACGGGCAATACTATGACCTGCTGAGGCTGTTTGAGTATGGCGGCTTCCCTCCAGAAAGCAACTATCTGTTTCTGGGTGACTATGTGGACAGGGGGAAGCAGTCTCTGGAAACCATCTGCCTTCTGCTGGCCTACAAAATCAAATATCCAGAGAACTTCTTCCTGCTGAGGGGAAACCATGAGTGTGCTTCAATCAACAGAATATACGGTTTCTATGACGAGT GTAAAAGAAGGTACAACATCAAACTCTGGAAGACCTTCACAGATTGTTTTAACTGTCTCCCTATTGCCGCCATTGTTGATGAGAAAATCTTTTGTTGCCACGGAG GGCTGTCTCCTGACCTTCAGTCCATGGAGCAAATCAGACGCATCATGCGCCCCACTGACGTGCCCGACCAGGGTCTGCTGTGCGATTTGCTGTGGTCTGACCCAGACAAGGATGTCCTGGGCTGGGGAGAGAACGACAGGGGTGTATCATTTACCTTTGGCTCTGAGGTGGTGGCCAAGTTCCTGCACAAGCATGACCTAGATCTGATCTGTCGTGCCCATCAG GTTGTTGAGGATGGCTATGAATTCTTTGCAAAGAGGCAGCTTGTCACTTTGTTCTCAGCACCTAACTATTGTGGAGAGTTTGACAATGCTGGTGCCATGATGAGTGTGGATGAGACCCTCATGTGCTCTTTTCAG ATTTTGAAACCAGCTGAGAAGAAGAAGCCCAACGGCAGCCGTCCTGTGACTCCCCCTCGCAACATGGTCACCAAGCAAGCCAAGAAATGA